One genomic region from Saprospiraceae bacterium encodes:
- a CDS encoding AAA family ATPase, which translates to MSFKPIIFLAFANDKVDNALYLRNLSIESHGINKALEAAARSGLCEVVEKSSASVDDIVDVFTDPRYESRISIFHYGGHANGFSLLLEASDGSKTLTHKDGLVPFLARQENLKLVFLNGCSSEGQTADLLKAGIPAVIGTTTAINDAIATGLAVRFYGSLADGSGIERAWADATDQVKITSGTSDTRALFWEGKKETTDHFPWVIQFKPGAEMTKAWNLPDISGNPLYGLPPIPATFNLPESPFLYLNRYERRHAEVFFGRSNYIRSLYYSVRDSQAPPIILLYGQSGVGKSSLLEAGLQPRLETAYEILYLRRNGQIGLCNTMYYALLKAAGYPIEFDTMIEDLPNKTDHVIDVLKSLGQDLGEQYKTEIHSLIDKIVSGTTVPETPAGVTPAPPATMTEAWKELEKKLNKPILIILDQVEEAYTRPNEILGNEINALFIELKSLFSHPGNVPQGKIILSFRKEYHPEIEEYCKNYELPRSKVFIEHITKEDVSEVFKGFSESPRLKARYNLTIEDGLPDGISTDVSADKDSPIAPMLQILLTKMWLKAISINPDAPVFSHQIYRDLKEEGLAMDEFLQNQLNFIKKKLPEIYQQGFVLDLLHFHCTPNSTSAARTGKQLMEHYPSATDEASTVLNLCEEYFLITDLGGTEYTAMLAHDTLAKSVTKMQQRSAQPLQQARRVLASRMEAVRGGSEFSTLDEWDLKLIDGVKKFLPALAADELKLIETSHKEILKKQREKKLLSYFKTAIILISIIGALIVVRLWIKSKRLAEDSYINHMAAASAANLNKDPTLALHQAADGLKIKEEKSNAEIKKSLAHAFYSSLNYRTPWYRTLADSGLSYTALIAHQGQKRLIPFSETDSLLILDFEGHIMGSMSTQRTEQDNMREMFKQAIFMQNVFFTKVQWSQDGQHIIALNNEGYLQIHDQNGKILRQIGAAREYNAMDVSPVSNLFIAYSEGGYFEGAKNCLRTFDMNGGLQDSIQVSSKILQISFTPDGQQIVILSMDQALANPFARVPIMSNDSSQVTNQLEVLDLAGHRQVMLDAIPGPISIVKTSTNGSLIAAATPAGILVWDKNGSLIKKIMPAVNMSFPGRLATKSNEVLDMSFQPTDSLIVIGFRGNEARIYNVFNESFPMSLSHQYVVTSTSFSADGLRILTCSGDNTASVWDLHGTELYKLKGHTNDVTDGFFSPDGQQVITTSLDGTVRRWQLNNYQLEVLSGHKGPVNYIDLDPTERYLVSSGADHTMRLWDVKSKKQIDTIDLGAQGAKYATFINEDEVLGINQVNEAYLYRLSDRHLVKFIGHQLSIEWAGVIGDHVITAGKDRRLIFWNKDGKPFKTIDSKNGEFLSLDISQQDSLVAAGSQDGHILLYDYDGNEAGMLSGHSDAVNYIDVSNDGMKMVSASRDRSAIIWDLKTKKEIARLQRILCAPYNDCQVISANFSNNGQMVVTTSSDRTIRIWSISGNLLATLVGHTDAVVDAYFDPNDLMIYSFSSDHTLRLWDLHGTEINAYTGHTAQINSATMDREINHIYSASDDGTIRMWLTPFGVYKWIQDNQLFDKNHDHLN; encoded by the coding sequence TTGAGCTTCAAACCCATCATATTCCTCGCCTTTGCCAATGATAAAGTAGACAATGCTTTGTACCTGCGCAACCTATCTATCGAATCACATGGTATCAATAAAGCCCTGGAAGCTGCAGCCCGCAGCGGCTTATGCGAAGTAGTAGAAAAATCGTCCGCATCTGTGGATGATATTGTGGATGTATTTACCGATCCAAGATATGAATCCAGAATTTCTATATTTCACTATGGCGGCCATGCCAATGGATTCTCCTTATTATTGGAAGCCTCCGACGGATCCAAAACGTTGACCCATAAAGATGGCTTAGTGCCTTTCCTGGCCCGTCAGGAAAATCTTAAATTAGTATTTTTAAACGGCTGCTCTTCCGAAGGCCAGACAGCCGATTTATTAAAAGCGGGCATTCCTGCCGTCATCGGTACCACCACCGCTATAAATGACGCCATTGCCACTGGGCTGGCCGTCCGGTTTTATGGTAGCCTGGCCGATGGGTCTGGTATAGAAAGGGCCTGGGCTGACGCGACAGATCAGGTTAAAATTACCAGTGGCACCTCGGATACGAGAGCGCTTTTTTGGGAAGGCAAAAAAGAAACGACAGATCATTTTCCATGGGTGATTCAGTTTAAGCCCGGAGCTGAGATGACCAAGGCCTGGAACCTGCCCGACATCTCAGGCAATCCACTATATGGCCTTCCCCCCATCCCGGCAACATTTAATCTACCGGAATCACCGTTTTTATACCTCAACCGGTATGAGCGCAGACACGCTGAGGTCTTTTTTGGAAGGTCCAATTATATCCGTTCATTGTATTACTCTGTCCGGGATAGCCAGGCTCCACCTATTATATTATTATATGGACAGTCGGGCGTAGGCAAGTCCAGCCTGCTCGAAGCAGGCCTTCAACCGCGCCTGGAGACTGCGTACGAGATTCTTTATTTGCGCAGGAATGGGCAGATCGGTCTGTGCAATACCATGTATTATGCGCTGCTGAAGGCTGCCGGATATCCTATTGAGTTCGACACCATGATCGAGGACTTGCCGAACAAAACAGACCATGTGATCGATGTGCTGAAAAGTTTAGGTCAGGATCTCGGAGAACAGTATAAAACGGAGATTCATAGTTTGATCGACAAAATTGTTTCTGGTACTACGGTGCCGGAAACGCCCGCTGGTGTCACACCTGCCCCGCCAGCTACAATGACAGAAGCCTGGAAAGAACTTGAGAAAAAATTAAATAAACCCATTCTCATCATCCTTGACCAGGTAGAAGAAGCATATACACGCCCCAACGAAATATTGGGCAACGAAATAAACGCGCTCTTTATAGAACTTAAAAGCTTGTTTAGTCACCCAGGTAATGTGCCTCAAGGTAAAATCATCCTCAGTTTTCGCAAAGAGTATCATCCAGAAATAGAAGAATATTGTAAGAATTACGAGCTACCGCGTAGCAAAGTATTTATCGAACATATTACGAAAGAGGATGTGTCAGAAGTATTCAAGGGATTCAGTGAGAGCCCCAGACTAAAGGCCCGTTATAATCTAACCATAGAAGACGGGTTGCCTGATGGTATTTCGACGGATGTGTCAGCTGACAAAGATTCTCCGATCGCCCCGATGCTCCAAATTCTCTTGACAAAAATGTGGCTCAAGGCTATATCCATCAATCCTGATGCACCCGTGTTCAGTCATCAGATCTACCGTGATCTCAAAGAAGAGGGCCTGGCCATGGACGAATTCCTGCAAAACCAGCTGAATTTCATCAAAAAGAAACTGCCGGAGATTTATCAACAGGGTTTTGTCCTGGACTTGCTCCATTTTCACTGTACGCCTAACAGTACCTCGGCTGCACGAACTGGAAAACAATTGATGGAACATTATCCTTCGGCTACCGACGAGGCCAGCACCGTGTTAAATCTGTGCGAGGAATATTTTTTGATCACCGACCTGGGCGGTACTGAGTATACCGCGATGCTGGCGCATGATACCCTGGCTAAGTCGGTGACCAAAATGCAGCAACGATCCGCCCAACCCCTGCAACAAGCCAGGCGGGTACTCGCATCCAGAATGGAGGCTGTCCGCGGCGGATCTGAATTTTCTACCCTCGATGAATGGGACCTGAAATTGATAGATGGCGTAAAAAAATTCTTGCCTGCCTTGGCGGCAGATGAATTAAAATTAATAGAAACCAGCCATAAAGAGATTCTCAAAAAACAACGGGAGAAAAAATTACTGAGTTATTTTAAAACTGCGATCATTCTGATTTCAATCATTGGAGCCTTGATCGTGGTAAGATTGTGGATAAAGTCTAAACGGCTTGCGGAGGATTCATACATCAACCATATGGCGGCAGCCTCTGCGGCCAATCTGAACAAAGACCCAACCCTGGCACTGCATCAGGCAGCCGATGGTTTGAAAATAAAGGAAGAAAAATCCAATGCTGAGATCAAGAAATCTTTAGCTCATGCGTTTTACAGCTCGCTGAATTACCGCACACCCTGGTACCGCACCTTGGCCGACTCAGGATTGAGTTATACAGCACTTATAGCTCATCAGGGGCAAAAACGGCTAATACCCTTTTCCGAGACGGATTCATTGCTGATACTTGATTTTGAGGGGCACATCATGGGCAGCATGAGTACCCAGCGGACTGAGCAGGATAATATGAGAGAAATGTTCAAACAAGCCATTTTCATGCAGAATGTATTTTTTACTAAAGTTCAATGGAGCCAGGATGGCCAGCATATCATTGCACTGAATAATGAAGGCTACCTCCAAATCCATGATCAAAACGGAAAAATATTAAGGCAGATAGGAGCAGCCCGGGAATACAATGCGATGGATGTATCGCCAGTCAGTAACCTTTTCATCGCCTATTCTGAGGGCGGCTACTTTGAGGGAGCTAAGAACTGCCTCCGGACATTTGATATGAATGGAGGCCTTCAGGATAGCATTCAGGTATCCTCCAAAATTTTACAAATCAGCTTTACTCCTGATGGTCAGCAAATTGTCATCCTTTCTATGGACCAGGCACTTGCTAATCCTTTTGCTAGGGTTCCTATTATGTCTAACGATTCATCTCAAGTCACTAACCAACTGGAAGTGCTGGATCTTGCCGGTCACAGGCAGGTGATGCTCGATGCTATTCCAGGCCCGATCAGTATAGTGAAGACATCCACTAATGGGAGTTTGATCGCTGCAGCTACCCCTGCCGGTATACTGGTCTGGGACAAAAATGGCAGTCTGATCAAAAAAATTATGCCCGCAGTGAACATGTCATTTCCTGGCCGGTTAGCGACTAAATCCAATGAAGTACTCGATATGTCTTTCCAACCCACAGATAGTCTGATTGTCATCGGATTTCGTGGCAATGAAGCCCGGATTTATAATGTGTTTAATGAAAGTTTCCCGATGTCTTTATCCCACCAATATGTAGTGACTTCGACATCTTTTTCTGCAGACGGGCTTAGGATATTAACCTGTTCGGGTGACAATACGGCATCTGTCTGGGACCTGCACGGCACAGAGCTCTATAAATTGAAAGGGCATACCAATGATGTCACCGATGGTTTTTTTTCACCAGACGGCCAACAGGTCATTACCACTTCTCTGGATGGCACGGTCCGCCGATGGCAGTTAAATAATTATCAGCTAGAAGTATTGTCCGGGCATAAGGGACCGGTCAATTATATCGATTTGGACCCTACAGAGCGATACCTGGTTTCGTCAGGAGCAGATCATACCATGCGATTATGGGATGTCAAAAGCAAAAAACAAATAGATACAATCGATTTGGGGGCTCAGGGGGCCAAATATGCCACCTTTATCAATGAAGACGAAGTCTTGGGGATAAATCAAGTCAATGAAGCATATTTATATCGACTCTCTGACCGTCACCTGGTCAAATTCATCGGTCATCAACTATCGATCGAATGGGCTGGGGTGATTGGTGATCATGTCATCACAGCCGGCAAGGATCGACGCCTCATCTTTTGGAATAAGGACGGCAAGCCGTTCAAGACTATTGACTCGAAAAATGGCGAGTTCCTCAGCCTGGACATTTCTCAACAGGATAGCCTGGTAGCCGCCGGGAGTCAGGATGGACATATTTTATTGTATGATTACGATGGCAATGAGGCCGGCATGTTATCAGGTCATTCGGATGCTGTTAATTATATAGATGTCTCCAATGATGGTATGAAAATGGTGTCCGCATCCAGGGACCGATCGGCCATCATCTGGGATTTGAAGACTAAAAAGGAGATCGCAAGGCTGCAGCGGATTCTTTGTGCCCCCTATAATGATTGCCAGGTCATCTCCGCCAATTTTTCCAATAATGGTCAGATGGTCGTCACTACCTCTTCTGACCGGACTATCAGGATCTGGAGTATATCGGGAAATCTCCTGGCCACACTGGTAGGTCATACCGATGCCGTCGTGGATGCCTATTTCGACCCGAATGATCTCATGATCTACTCTTTTTCATCCGACCATACACTGCGTCTCTGGGACCTTCATGGAACAGAAATCAACGCTTATACCGGTCATACGGCGCAAATCAATAGCGCTACCATGGATAGGGAGATCAATCATATTTATTCGGCTTCTGACGATGGCACGATACGGATGTGGCTTACGCCTTTCGGGGTGTATAAGTGGATACAGGATAATCAGTTATTTGATAAGAACCATGATCACTTGAATTAG